In Vitis riparia cultivar Riparia Gloire de Montpellier isolate 1030 unplaced genomic scaffold, EGFV_Vit.rip_1.0 scaffold786_pilon_pilon, whole genome shotgun sequence, one genomic interval encodes:
- the LOC117910611 gene encoding receptor-like protein 43 isoform X2: MPLVMLSLLISVANQFLIPSGFHKLGNLTYLNLSNSGFSGQIPIEISLLTRLVTIDFSTLYYIPGAPTLKLENPNLTTLVQNLNELRELHLNGVNISAEGKDWCQALSSSVSKLQVLSLSNSFLSGPIDSSLKKLQSLSRIHLDNNNFSAPVPHLFANFSNLIHLQLSSCGLHGTFPEKIFQLRTLKILDLSNNKLLEGSLPEFPLNGSLETLVLSDTEFSGEVPNSIGNLKRLTGIALARCNFSGSIPKALTNLTQLVNLDFSHNNFSGPIPSFSFSRYLTQINVSHNYLAGQIPSSHWDGLVSLVTLDLSGNGFTGQIPSSLGQLRQLESLDLSLNKLSGEIPTQLTTLSSLSFLNLSFNQLVGSIPKGGQFLRFSENSFVGNRGLCGSPLNASCEDATPPEIQWKYIAPELGFLTGLGIVYWPLLLCKRWRKCYNKHVDGILSRILHNQDPGRQSCGRRAHRIRRRRM; the protein is encoded by the exons ATGCCACTGGTCATGTTGTCGCTCTTGATCTCAGTAGCCAATCAATTTCTG ATTCCATCAGGATTCCACAAGCTTGGTAACTTGACTTACCTGAATTTGTCGAATTCCGGCTTTTCTGGGCAGATTCCAATCGAGATTTCCCTGTTGACAAGGTTGGTAACAATTGATTTCTCTACCCTTTATTACATCCCTGGAGCTCCTACGTTGAAACTTGAGAACCCAAATCTGACAACGCTGGTTCAGAACCTCAATGAGCTCAGAGAACTCCATCTTAATGGTGTAAACATATCGGCCGAGGGGAAGGATTGGTGCCAGGCATTATCATCTTCAGTGTCTAAACTGCAAGTGCTGAGCTTGTCCAACAGTTTTCTTTCTGGTCCTATTGATTCTTCTCTGAAGAAGCTTCAATCCCTCTCGAGGATTCATCTGGATAACAACAATTTTTCTGCTCCAGTTCCACATCTCTTTGcaaatttctcaaatttgatTCACTTGCAGCTCAGTTCTTGTGGATTACATGGAACATTTCCAGAAAAGATCTTTCAGTTACGGACCCTCAAAATTCTTGATTTGTCAAATAACAAGTTACTTGAGGGTTCTTTGCCAGAATTCCCTCTGAATGGATCTCTAGAAACCTTGGTGCTCAGTGATACAGAATTTTCAGGGGAAGTACCCAACTCCATAGGCAATCTCAAGAGGTTGACTGGAATAGCGCTTGCGCGGTGCAATTTCAGTGGTTCAATCCCAAAGGCGCTGACAAACCTTACTCAACTGGTTAACTTGGACTTCTCTCATAATAACTTCTCTGGTCCAATCCCATCCTTCAGTTTCTCCAGGTATCTCACCCAAATAAACGTTTCTCATAATTATTTAGCAGGTCAGATTCCTTCCTCTCACTGGGATGGTCTTGTGAGTCTAGTGACTCTTGACTTATCTGGTAATGGTTTCACAGGGCAAATCCCATCATCACTAGGACAGCTCCGACAGCTTGAGTCATTAGACCTCTCATTGAACAAGCTGAGCGGGGAGATCCCTACACAGCTCACTACCCTTAGTTCCCTTTCATTCCTGAACCTCTCATTCAATCAATTAGTGGGAAGCATCCCAAAAGGTGGTCAATTTCTAAGGTTTTCAGAAAATTCTTTCGTGGGTAACAGAGGATTATGCGGTTCCCCCCTAAATGCAAGTTGCGAAGATGCTACACCACCGGAGATTCAGTGGAAATATATAGCTCCTGAACTTGGATTTCTGACAGGGTTGGGAATTGTGTATTGGCCTCTATTGTTGTGCAAGAGATGGAGGAAATGTTACAACAAACATGTTGATGGAATTCTTTCAAGGATTCTCCATAACCAAGACCCAGGAAGACAAAGTTGTGGAAGAAGAGCTCACAGAATTCGGCGGCGGAGAATGTAG
- the LOC117910611 gene encoding receptor-like protein 7 isoform X1 has product MICCSSISLLLPLRIQLFTWLYFLPLYSIFFGIHVAFVSGECLICREDQMSMLLQLKNTLKFNVAASSNLVSWNPSTDCCSWRGVTWDATGHVVALDLSSQSISGGFSSASSIFSLQHLQSLNLANNTFSFSQIPSGFHKLGNLTYLNLSNSGFSGQIPIEISLLTRLVTIDFSTLYYIPGAPTLKLENPNLTTLVQNLNELRELHLNGVNISAEGKDWCQALSSSVSKLQVLSLSNSFLSGPIDSSLKKLQSLSRIHLDNNNFSAPVPHLFANFSNLIHLQLSSCGLHGTFPEKIFQLRTLKILDLSNNKLLEGSLPEFPLNGSLETLVLSDTEFSGEVPNSIGNLKRLTGIALARCNFSGSIPKALTNLTQLVNLDFSHNNFSGPIPSFSFSRYLTQINVSHNYLAGQIPSSHWDGLVSLVTLDLSGNGFTGQIPSSLGQLRQLESLDLSLNKLSGEIPTQLTTLSSLSFLNLSFNQLVGSIPKGGQFLRFSENSFVGNRGLCGSPLNASCEDATPPEIQWKYIAPELGFLTGLGIVYWPLLLCKRWRKCYNKHVDGILSRILHNQDPGRQSCGRRAHRIRRRRM; this is encoded by the coding sequence ATGATTTGTTGTAGCAGTATCTCCCTGCTGCTTCCATTGAGAATTCAGCTGTTTACATGGCTTTATTTCCTGCCTTTATATTCAATCTTTTTCGGTATCCATGTTGCTTTCGTGTCGGGCGAATGTCTCATATGCCGGGAGGATCAGATGTCTATGTTGCTGCAACTGAAGAACACCCTCAAATTCAATGTTGCTGCATCAAGTAATCTAGTTTCCTGGAATCCGAGCACAGATTGCTGTTCTTGGAGAGGTGTAACCTGGGATGCCACTGGTCATGTTGTCGCTCTTGATCTCAGTAGCCAATCAATTTCTGGTGGATTCAGTAGCGCCAGTAGCATTTTCAGTCTACAACATCTCCAGAGCTTGAATTTGGCTAACAACACCTTCTCCTTCTCTCAGATTCCATCAGGATTCCACAAGCTTGGTAACTTGACTTACCTGAATTTGTCGAATTCCGGCTTTTCTGGGCAGATTCCAATCGAGATTTCCCTGTTGACAAGGTTGGTAACAATTGATTTCTCTACCCTTTATTACATCCCTGGAGCTCCTACGTTGAAACTTGAGAACCCAAATCTGACAACGCTGGTTCAGAACCTCAATGAGCTCAGAGAACTCCATCTTAATGGTGTAAACATATCGGCCGAGGGGAAGGATTGGTGCCAGGCATTATCATCTTCAGTGTCTAAACTGCAAGTGCTGAGCTTGTCCAACAGTTTTCTTTCTGGTCCTATTGATTCTTCTCTGAAGAAGCTTCAATCCCTCTCGAGGATTCATCTGGATAACAACAATTTTTCTGCTCCAGTTCCACATCTCTTTGcaaatttctcaaatttgatTCACTTGCAGCTCAGTTCTTGTGGATTACATGGAACATTTCCAGAAAAGATCTTTCAGTTACGGACCCTCAAAATTCTTGATTTGTCAAATAACAAGTTACTTGAGGGTTCTTTGCCAGAATTCCCTCTGAATGGATCTCTAGAAACCTTGGTGCTCAGTGATACAGAATTTTCAGGGGAAGTACCCAACTCCATAGGCAATCTCAAGAGGTTGACTGGAATAGCGCTTGCGCGGTGCAATTTCAGTGGTTCAATCCCAAAGGCGCTGACAAACCTTACTCAACTGGTTAACTTGGACTTCTCTCATAATAACTTCTCTGGTCCAATCCCATCCTTCAGTTTCTCCAGGTATCTCACCCAAATAAACGTTTCTCATAATTATTTAGCAGGTCAGATTCCTTCCTCTCACTGGGATGGTCTTGTGAGTCTAGTGACTCTTGACTTATCTGGTAATGGTTTCACAGGGCAAATCCCATCATCACTAGGACAGCTCCGACAGCTTGAGTCATTAGACCTCTCATTGAACAAGCTGAGCGGGGAGATCCCTACACAGCTCACTACCCTTAGTTCCCTTTCATTCCTGAACCTCTCATTCAATCAATTAGTGGGAAGCATCCCAAAAGGTGGTCAATTTCTAAGGTTTTCAGAAAATTCTTTCGTGGGTAACAGAGGATTATGCGGTTCCCCCCTAAATGCAAGTTGCGAAGATGCTACACCACCGGAGATTCAGTGGAAATATATAGCTCCTGAACTTGGATTTCTGACAGGGTTGGGAATTGTGTATTGGCCTCTATTGTTGTGCAAGAGATGGAGGAAATGTTACAACAAACATGTTGATGGAATTCTTTCAAGGATTCTCCATAACCAAGACCCAGGAAGACAAAGTTGTGGAAGAAGAGCTCACAGAATTCGGCGGCGGAGAATGTAG